In Brassica rapa cultivar Chiifu-401-42 chromosome A06, CAAS_Brap_v3.01, whole genome shotgun sequence, a single window of DNA contains:
- the LOC103874112 gene encoding cyclin-B2-1, producing the protein MVNSCENNNNIVVEPTKTMILQDETRSRKVGQEMKRRVLGEINQNLVGARGYPCVVNKRGYLSKQEEGCQKKKPDPLRSSITRSRVAEPLCQDEEEKKKLKPTVPSADDEEEATLDQPVPMSLEKPYTEADDPMEEVEMEDVIVEEEPILDIDVSDAKNSLAAVEYVQDLYAFHREMERFSCVPVDYMMQQIDLNERMRAILIDWLIEVHDKFDLMSETLFLTVNLIDRFLSKKAVLRKKLQLVGLVALLLACKYEEVSVPLVEDLVLISDRAYTRTDVLHMEKTMLSTLQFNVSLPTQYPFLRRFLKAAQADKKCEVLASFLMELALVEYEMLRFPPSLLAATAVYTAQCTLDGFRKWNTTCEFHSHYSEDQLMECCRKMVSLHQRAATGKLTGVYRKYSTFKFGYIAKSEAAHFLVS; encoded by the exons ATGGTTAATTCTTgtgagaacaacaacaacatcgtCGTTGAACCAACAAAAACGATGATTCTTCAAG ATGAAACGAGAAGTAGAAAGGTGGGACAAGAGATGAAGAGAAGAGTATTGGGTGAGATTAATCAGAATCTGGTTGGTGCAAGAGGCTATCCTTGTGTTGTCAACAAGAGAGGATACCTATCCAA GCAAGAAGAAGGATGTCAAAAGAAGAAGCCTGATCCTCTGCGATCATCAATTACAAG ATCTAGAGTTGCAGAGCCATTGTGTCAAgatgaggaggagaagaagaagctgaagccAACAGTTCCAAGCGCagacgatgaagaagaagctaCATTGGACCAACCAGTTCCAATGTCTCTGGAGAAGCCTTACACTGAAGCTGATGATCCAATG GAGGAAGTTGAGATGGAGGATGTAATAGTGGAAGAAGAACCAATCCTGGACATCGATGTCTCAGATGCCAAGAACTCACTTGCAGCTGTTGAGTATGTCCAGGATCTATACGCATTTCACCGAGAAATGGAG AGGTTTAGCTGTGTTCCAGTAGATTACATGATGCAACAAATCGACTTAAACGAGAGGATGAGAGCTATACTAATCGACTGGTTGATCGAGGTGCATGACAAGTTTGATCTGATGAGCGAGACGCTGTTTCTGACAGTGAATCTGATAGATAGATTCTTGTCCAAGAAAGCCGTGTTGAGAAAGAAGCTTCAGCTTGTAGGGTTAGTGGCTTTGCTCTTAGCTTGCAAGTATGAAGAGGTTTCCGTTCCTCTTGTTGAAGATTTAGTACTCATTTCAGACAGAGCTTATACCAGGACTGATGTTCTGCACATG GAGAAAACAATGTTGAGCACTTTGCAATTCAATGTCTCGTTGCCTACACAATACCCTTTCTTGAGAAGATTCCTTAAGGCAGCTCAAGCAGACAAGAAG TGTGAGGTTTTGGCGTCGTTCTTGATGGAGCTTGCCCTTGTGGAGTATGAGATGCTTCGGTTTCCACCTTCATTACTAGCTGCAACAGCGGTGTACACTGCTCAATGCACACTCGATGGATTCAGGAAATGGAACACTACATGTGAATTCCACTCTCACTACTCTGAAGATCAGCTCAt GGAATGTTGTAGGAAGATGGTGAGTCTTCATCAGAGGGCGGCGACAGGAAAATTGACAGGAGTGTATAGGAAGTACAGCACATTCAAGTTTGGGTACATAGCCAAGTCTGAAGCTGCACACTTTCTTGTTTCTTAG